Sequence from the Methylicorpusculum oleiharenae genome:
TTTATGTTGGGTACTATTGAGGGCGCACTAAATATTCCGCGTGGAATACTGGAAGCGGCGGCCGACCGTCAATATGCGGGTCGGCGTGAAGAATTGATGGATCGCGATAAAAAATGGCTACTTCTTTGTGCCAGTTCGGGGCGTTCTGCCATGGCGGCGGCTGTGATGCAACAAATGGGCTTTAAAAATATCAGGAATATTAATGGCGGCATTACAGCCTGGAAAGCGGCTGAATTAGCCGTGAAAATTCCACCACAAACTTAAGCATTAAGCATTAAGCATTAAGCATTTAAAAAAGACTGTTTAACCAACAAACTTTCAAACGATATGACCATGGGCCTATATCGTTTTTTTTAACAACCAACTAAAGACGACTGGTCGTATAACAGCATAGGAGACCATATGCCTAAATATATTATTGAACGAGAAATCCCTAATGCAGGCCAATTAAGCGCGGATCAGTTGCAACAAATTTCACAAAAGTCCTGCTGCATTC
This genomic interval carries:
- a CDS encoding rhodanese-like domain-containing protein, whose translation is MSEEKTLMDFVKQAKSQIHEIEVLNVKPLLDEGYQVLDVREPAEFMLGTIEGALNIPRGILEAAADRQYAGRREELMDRDKKWLLLCASSGRSAMAAAVMQQMGFKNIRNINGGITAWKAAELAVKIPPQT